The Anopheles cruzii unplaced genomic scaffold, idAnoCruzAS_RS32_06 scaffold03515_ctg1, whole genome shotgun sequence genomic sequence TGGGTTCGAGGCTGACTTCAGAACAGCACGAAGAGACGCTTTGAAAGGTAATCTTCAGGGCCCGACGCATCCAGCTTCCGAAGGCAAAaacccacggcggcggcagagacGCCTCCTGCCGCCAGCTCTTCAGGGTCTGATGGGCGAGGCCAATCTCTGCTACGCCCGCGGCGATACAAAGACGGCAAAGGATCTGTGCCTGGAGATCATCCGTCAGGTTCCGTTGGCATACGAACCATTCATTACGCTGGCCCAGATCTATGAGGCCGACGATCCGGAACAGTACCTAGAGTGTTCGCTGATCGCTGCCCACCTGAATCCCTCCGACATCGAACACTGGGTACGCGTGGCGGAGATATCGATCGAACGGGGCAATATTGAGCAAGCGCAAAAGTGCTACACGCGTGCGATTAAAGCGGATCCCAAAAACATCGATGTTCGCCTGAAACGGGCGCAACTGGTCGAAAGCAAGGGCGACGAGAAGCAGGCGTGCAAGTACTACTATGATCTACTGCCGCACGTCCCAAAAGAACAGGGAGACTTTCTCATCTCAAGCGAAGACATCAACCTGCTGCTGGAACTGTTAATTGCCAATGGACTTTACCAACGAGCATTGGACGTTCTAGCGGCACACGCGAATGTTGCAGTCAACGATTCATTCTCCTCAACGGCCACAGAAGCTGACGCCGGACAACGGACAACAGTTTCTGTTTCGATACCGGACGAAATGATACTGGACCTTCGCACGAAGCTGGTCATGGTGCTGGTGCACCTGAAATGCGAACATCTGTTCAACTACATCATCGACGACATCATGGGACACATCGATCCTGAAAGCGGCGGTGACTGCTATCTGGACGTTGCGGAGGCGCTCATGAAGGAAGAGTATTACAGGTATGCGCTACGGCTGCTGGTGCCGTTGATTAAAAGCAATCGCTTTTCCATGGCCGCCGTTTGGCTGCGTTACGCCGACTGTTCGCGATTCGTCGAACAATACGATGAAGCCATCGAGGGTTACCGGCGGGTaagagtgctgctgctgcttgttggCGTAGAATATGTTTCACAAACCACCTTCTCTGCCGCCCGTAGGTCGTTTCACTGGCGCGGCATCTGGATGCACGATTGGCGCTGGCAGCGCTGCTGAAGAAACAGGGCAAGTACACTGATGCGCTGAA encodes the following:
- the LOC128277035 gene encoding general transcription factor 3C polypeptide 3-like encodes the protein MSESEAGYAASDVEIEEVDVYEMDEDVLKEFIEVHDLPRTVAALPPPKAGPSTAAAGTGSSAQSESETDEENTEQRETLIKKLVAREISYTEYQERMQQDDDLDDEDVEMDRSRHRKSFGFEADFRTARRDALKGNLQGPTHPASEGKNPRRRQRRLLPPALQGLMGEANLCYARGDTKTAKDLCLEIIRQVPLAYEPFITLAQIYEADDPEQYLECSLIAAHLNPSDIEHWVRVAEISIERGNIEQAQKCYTRAIKADPKNIDVRLKRAQLVESKGDEKQACKYYYDLLPHVPKEQGDFLISSEDINLLLELLIANGLYQRALDVLAAHANVAVNDSFSSTATEADAGQRTTVSVSIPDEMILDLRTKLVMVLVHLKCEHLFNYIIDDIMGHIDPESGGDCYLDVAEALMKEEYYRYALRLLVPLIKSNRFSMAAVWLRYADCSRFVEQYDEAIEGYRRVVSLARHLDARLALAALLKKQGKYTDALKALEQDPEREYLDPEVLHERCLMIEEIGYYKEFLEAGFMLLARNCYQLKN